In Flavobacterium sp. CS20, a single window of DNA contains:
- a CDS encoding inorganic diphosphatase — translation MQNNSVFLSFILLSLISCSSKTINYEEISSYNAKGLLQAVIEIPAGTNDKIEYNSDKNQFQQDTINGKPKIIQFLPYPVNYGFIPSTKIHKSQKADSEPLDVLVLGKPLKTGQVVSVKPIALLNMKSNNEWDYKILSIPINKKYQNIDIKDFKDLPLNYPFLRQMIGKWFEHYDKSADVKILGWTDETSAHNEVEKWQIRTK, via the coding sequence ATGCAAAATAATAGCGTTTTCCTAAGTTTTATTCTATTATCATTAATATCATGTAGTTCCAAAACCATCAACTATGAAGAAATTAGTAGCTATAATGCTAAAGGTTTGCTTCAAGCTGTTATAGAAATACCAGCTGGAACTAATGATAAAATAGAATACAATTCTGATAAAAATCAATTTCAACAAGACACTATAAATGGAAAACCAAAGATAATTCAGTTCTTGCCTTATCCTGTCAACTATGGGTTTATACCATCTACAAAAATACACAAATCCCAAAAAGCTGATAGTGAGCCTTTAGATGTGTTGGTTTTGGGTAAACCTTTAAAAACAGGTCAAGTTGTTAGTGTAAAACCAATTGCTTTATTAAACATGAAAAGCAATAATGAATGGGATTATAAAATATTAAGTATTCCCATAAATAAAAAATATCAAAACATTGATATTAAGGATTTTAAAGATTTGCCATTAAATTATCCTTTTTTAAGACAAATGATAGGGAAGTGGTTTGAGCATTACGATAAGTCCGCAGATGTTAAAATTTTAGGTTGGACAGACGAAACATCTGCACATAATGAAGTTGAAAAATGGCAAATTAGAACAAAATAA